The DNA window TTGTCTGATCGCACCGTAACTTGTCTGCCTCAACTGGTTTAGGAATAGGGTTTTCTACTCTTTCGATTGTATTTGGGACATTTATTACCATGTCGACCATGGCTTCCATACTATAACGGCATTCCCCATATAAATCATCACACTGAGTTTCAATATCAATGGAGAGGCTATGCCATATCGAATCAAACACTTTATGCCCATCAAGATACGACGAAAGCCCCGACTTACCTTTTGTAGGCAGCAGTTTGATTAGGGGAGTTAGATTTTCAGTACACACAGGTTCATTAGCCAAAGCGGCCCGGATCAAATACAGCTGTTTATCTTGGTCGAACAAAGGCAGTTCTTCAGATGCAGCAGGATGGAAGGCATACACTGGATAAGTAGTTTTTGTACTGTCAATGAAATTAATGGAGGCACAAAACAAACCACTCAAAGAATTTGCTAATGATTTCCATTGGCGGTACGCATTTTCCTGGGAATCAGATTCGATGATAGCCCATAACTCCACACCTGATCCACCGGATTTGAACCCATCGTACGGTAGGGTATCCCAGGATTCAGCATCCCAAAACCCTCGGGTGAATCTCAAGTGTAGTTGGCGTGTAGCAGTACGTTCTAATAAGGGTTTGAATGGTTTGGGAAAAACAGTGTAGTGACTATATTGATCGATGTCAAGGTCGGTTTTCCCCGGAGTGAAACTTTCAGATTTCATGTCGAACGAGAATGACGAAAGTAAATGGTTTCCTGGTAATGGTTTCAACCGCAAGTCTTCTTGATAGGGGTACTTCAATTCGTCCAAGACAAGCATTGTTTCCTCGACAAAatcttgaaattgaacgTCTTCGACCGTGTGTGCATCCGCAACGGTATTCTCTTCTACATTCCTAGTGGCAGAAGGACTAGCAACTGCTTCGGTCGTGCTTTGAGCGGTGAAATTTGTCTTGCAACTTCCAGTGACTATAACATCGTCGGCATCGTCCTGCATTGCACTGTTAACTAAGTCATATTCGTTAACATCGATGTTAGTCCCACTCACTGACCTTAAAAAACAGGACAGTGCCATCCAAAAAAGACACCATTCTGCAACCAGGACATCGTCATCACCGGCGACACAATTTGAACAGCTGCCTCAAGTTCAACGTCTACCTTGGTGAGTTGCAGGT is part of the Huiozyma naganishii CBS 8797 chromosome 4, complete genome genome and encodes:
- the GPI16 gene encoding GPI-anchor transamidase subunit GPI16 (similar to Saccharomyces cerevisiae GPI16 (YHR188C); ancestral locus Anc_5.47), translated to MALSCFLRSVSGTNIDVNEYDLVNSAMQDDADDVIVTGSCKTNFTAQSTTEAVASPSATRNVEENTVADAHTVEDVQFQDFVEETMLVLDELKYPYQEDLRLKPLPGNHLLSSFSFDMKSESFTPGKTDLDIDQYSHYTVFPKPFKPLLERTATRQLHLRFTRGFWDAESWDTLPYDGFKSGGSGVELWAIIESDSQENAYRQWKSLANSLSGLFCASINFIDSTKTTYPVYAFHPAASEELPLFDQDKQLYLIRAALANEPVCTENLTPLIKLLPTKGKSGLSSYLDGHKVFDSIWHSLSIDIETQCDDLYGECRYSMEAMVDMVINVPNTIERVENPIPKPVEADKLRCDQTKHFDAFVCFPSSDNAETDFLFSKIFGKSIRGCDNFASSPSRVCANITDDWSFTLKVGDDYLGLDSNCFELNEGVEYDINLSSANTSSVTVLDEVPLYVSRSLTGYGQDHGGLRTVFHNPRSQPVRAIYFETLPWFMRVYLSTLQVDNTHSNGSPNVTVEDIMQSMHYVPAIDRSRPTHLEYIIEIPAFTSFAVSYQYDKTLLQFAEYPPDANHGFEIESAVITVVSPTDYQIRTATLLLSLSTPDFSMPYNVIIITSTVMGLIFGMIFNLLVKRVVTVEEADKVLAERTIKAKLLRLKQKILSRIGIAT